The Acidobacteriota bacterium genome has a window encoding:
- a CDS encoding ATPase, T2SS/T4P/T4SS family produces the protein MTDAELDDRLGETLVARGGLSASNLERARLFQRTRNSTLAGALHELHVVTEDVLQACLEELTGVRAVDPRLMTVYPDFIAAVSRLIPSEVIRGIRVFPAQVELNAIHVCMVNPTDGWTARSIEAIAGCRVVPMVTHEAAIAEVIAKHFPASGAGSDAVPADRSPATVEVVYRQRLAEPIENLIGPARALLNRTRDAIARDPLALESVIRDPQLIRLVHQIICRAVESGASDIHIEPTGDALRVRVRIDGAMQTFAVLPASAAVPVVARLKAMADLPIAPATAPLDGRVGYDLVWGRGIDLRFSLVPSVTGENVVLRVLDRSRQRRQLTDLGVDDTVRRQLERALELPNGLILVTGPTGSGKSTTLYALLDCLNREDASIVTAEDPIESRIVGVTQVPCDESSGVTFPTALRGFLRQDPDVIMVGEIRDADTADLALKAALTGHLVLSSLHTNDAPGAVLRLLNMGLESFLISSAVRLVIAQRLIRRLCRECRVGIAPESAEHQNVIRRLPTDAQRLLSNVAIYTPGGCPACHRTGYHGRAGIFELLRVTEAIEDLIVRRAPTSEIRACARHEGMRTLRQAGLLKVADGETSLAEVLEHTVEDPV, from the coding sequence ATGACCGATGCCGAGCTCGATGATCGGTTGGGCGAAACCCTCGTGGCTCGCGGGGGGCTGTCGGCCTCCAACCTGGAACGCGCTCGCCTGTTCCAGCGCACCAGGAACTCGACGCTGGCTGGAGCCCTGCACGAGCTGCACGTCGTAACCGAGGACGTCCTGCAGGCGTGCCTCGAAGAGCTGACCGGTGTCCGCGCCGTCGATCCGAGGCTGATGACCGTTTATCCCGACTTCATCGCCGCGGTGAGCCGGCTGATACCGTCCGAAGTCATTCGCGGCATTCGCGTCTTTCCGGCACAGGTGGAGCTCAACGCGATCCACGTTTGCATGGTCAATCCGACCGACGGGTGGACCGCGCGGTCGATCGAGGCCATCGCTGGGTGTCGTGTCGTGCCGATGGTTACGCACGAAGCGGCCATCGCCGAAGTGATCGCCAAGCATTTTCCTGCATCAGGAGCCGGTAGCGATGCGGTGCCTGCTGATCGGTCACCGGCGACAGTCGAAGTCGTCTACCGCCAGCGCCTCGCCGAGCCCATCGAGAACCTGATCGGGCCGGCGCGGGCGTTGCTCAACCGGACACGGGACGCCATCGCGCGAGACCCGCTTGCGCTGGAGAGCGTAATCAGGGATCCGCAGCTGATTCGCCTGGTCCACCAGATCATCTGCCGCGCCGTCGAGTCCGGCGCCAGCGACATTCACATTGAACCCACCGGTGACGCATTGCGTGTGCGCGTGCGAATCGACGGGGCTATGCAAACGTTTGCCGTGTTGCCGGCCTCGGCTGCTGTCCCCGTCGTGGCCCGGCTCAAAGCCATGGCCGATCTGCCCATCGCGCCAGCCACAGCGCCGCTGGACGGGCGCGTCGGGTACGACCTCGTCTGGGGCCGGGGCATCGATCTACGTTTCTCGCTGGTGCCGTCGGTGACCGGGGAGAACGTCGTCCTGCGCGTGCTCGACCGGTCCCGGCAGCGACGCCAACTGACCGATCTCGGTGTCGACGATACCGTCCGGCGGCAGCTGGAGCGGGCGCTTGAGCTGCCGAACGGCTTGATTCTCGTCACCGGGCCGACGGGCAGCGGCAAGAGCACGACACTATACGCCTTGCTCGATTGCCTGAACCGGGAAGATGCGAGCATCGTGACCGCCGAGGACCCAATCGAATCGCGCATCGTCGGCGTGACCCAGGTGCCATGCGATGAGTCGAGCGGCGTCACGTTTCCGACGGCCCTGCGGGGTTTCCTGCGCCAGGACCCCGACGTCATCATGGTCGGTGAGATCCGCGACGCCGACACCGCCGACCTTGCGCTCAAGGCCGCACTGACCGGGCACCTGGTGCTGTCGTCGCTGCACACCAACGACGCGCCGGGTGCCGTGCTGAGGCTGCTCAACATGGGTCTGGAGTCGTTCCTTATCTCGTCGGCGGTTCGGCTGGTGATTGCGCAGCGTCTCATCAGACGACTGTGCCGCGAGTGCCGGGTTGGGATTGCGCCCGAAAGCGCGGAGCACCAGAACGTCATTCGCAGGCTCCCGACCGACGCTCAACGCCTGCTTTCTAACGTCGCGATCTACACACCAGGCGGTTGCCCGGCGTGCCATCGAACCGGCTATCACGGCCGTGCCGGGATATTCGAGCTGCTTCGCGTCACCGAGGCCATCGAAGACCTGATCGTCCGCCGGGCTCCGACATCCGAGATTCGCGCGTGCGCCAGGCATGAAGGGATGCGGACGCTGCGACAGGCCGGTCTGCTGAAGGTTGCCGACGGCGAGACATCGCTCGCCGAAGTGCTGGAACACACCGTGGAGGATCCGGTGTAG
- a CDS encoding energy transducer TonB, translating to MLLTLAQKNNEATVVIDHMRMGVELRPDEIAEVFANLEAQNVAEHQPEAKDVKAVVTGTPTGRIVVLNYLRPGLRGAERVVQYSMPIAQDLYRLICSALIGKFNTYEPIFTQIAYSFRSPAGASTTPKSEMVQAAVSTTDRTTPPRKTKNVNPAYPPEAVKDRLQGEVIMEAMIGADGKVTAVRVIKSTSGVFDAAAMDAVRQWEFTPTLVGGVPTPVRLSVRVAFTPDRQ from the coding sequence GTGCTGCTGACGCTGGCGCAGAAGAACAACGAGGCGACGGTGGTTATCGACCACATGAGAATGGGCGTGGAATTGCGGCCGGACGAGATCGCGGAGGTGTTTGCGAACCTCGAAGCGCAGAACGTGGCGGAGCACCAGCCTGAGGCGAAGGACGTCAAGGCAGTGGTCACCGGTACGCCAACCGGGCGTATTGTGGTGCTCAACTACTTAAGGCCCGGGCTCCGGGGCGCGGAACGTGTGGTCCAGTACTCAATGCCGATCGCACAGGATCTTTACCGCCTGATCTGCAGTGCTCTTATCGGGAAGTTCAATACCTACGAGCCCATCTTCACTCAGATTGCCTATTCGTTTCGATCCCCGGCCGGCGCGAGTACTACCCCCAAGTCAGAGATGGTGCAAGCCGCGGTCAGCACCACAGACCGCACCACCCCCCCCAGGAAAACAAAGAACGTGAACCCGGCCTATCCGCCTGAGGCAGTGAAGGATCGCCTGCAGGGAGAGGTCATCATGGAGGCCATGATAGGGGCGGATGGCAAGGTCACCGCCGTCCGGGTCATCAAGTCTACCTCCGGCGTGTTCGATGCCGCCGCGATGGATGCCGTCCGTCAATGGGAGTTCACGCCAACCCTGGTCGGCGGCGTGCCCACGCCAGTCAGGCTGTCGGTGAGAGTCGCTTTCACTCCCGATCGCCAGTAG
- a CDS encoding DUF192 domain-containing protein: protein MAETSFPAVSVVLERTDAVIARAEVASTSATRRRGLLGRLELAGGTGMIISRCSSVHTWFMRFPIDVVFLDENSRIVRIVERLGPFRVVWGGRSVLDTLELPAGACHLAGLKAGDQLRIG, encoded by the coding sequence GTGGCCGAAACCAGTTTCCCGGCTGTTTCCGTCGTACTCGAGAGGACTGACGCGGTGATTGCGCGGGCCGAGGTCGCTTCGACCTCGGCAACGCGCCGTCGAGGGCTGCTCGGACGACTCGAACTCGCGGGGGGGACCGGGATGATCATCAGCCGGTGCTCAAGCGTCCACACGTGGTTCATGCGATTCCCGATCGATGTCGTGTTCCTGGATGAGAACTCCCGGATTGTGCGCATCGTCGAACGTCTGGGCCCATTTCGAGTGGTGTGGGGCGGACGGAGCGTGCTCGACACGCTGGAGTTGCCCGCAGGTGCGTGTCATCTCGCCGGCCTCAAGGCAGGAGATCAGCTGCGGATTGGATAG
- a CDS encoding SUMF1/EgtB/PvdO family nonheme iron enzyme translates to MTSQPSHVGRYQVLRRLGVGGMGDLYLARDSGLDRLVAIKLLKEDLSADPGLRERFAREARAVARLRHPNVVTVFDVGEVDGRPFIAMEYIAGESLAEMVRRRAPLSLSQKLSLIAELCSGLAHAHQAGIVHRDVKPGNAMVDQDGTLRVVDFGIAQLGESTITRQGEMVGTVNYMSPEQLKGSQVDYRSDVFGVGAVFYELLTFKKAFPGTIADGVLDRILRACPEPPSRICENLDGRVDPIIARALDKDPCARYPDLLEMRRDLEALRECVEDSMRPAEVRPAGFTEHQPATPSPTPGRDRRTTDVERLLRRRREEIEGHLRVGVDAIERGDYRVAIEEAERAATIDPQEERAHDLIERARAALDTAEVRTCLSDARRSVERRDFTEATALADRAAALVRRVASDALEQELEQVRADVERARENARKARAAIDRAMKRLEEGAYESAIRSADEALAIEPTLEQARLLVERARAGIEARACQEQSRAIQGAVEAPTVVATCRETVTLLDQAPSIAPKCTARSSHSGETWARPTPTGAERASARPGWRMIAAAGGVVTVLVVIGVVLLPGRGSFGGRPSGQALAGDAVSSSPRPQVGNAGEQQPAIGTAPAVQPMTSAPVESAAADPDQRLAELRTLAREQFARGEKEVSLRTLGSVLQVKPADADALRLFDELHADALVRVTDAKKRAAQVSAPTLASGEYQKATDKLDEGNRLGRTEQAVRALWAASTLFAAAVVDADRVATAARAGTETARQTEESFWESIKDLRSPDRFDEYITRYPQGSYRTIAEARLKELRADAPTPPPSAVSLQASEAPASLATIVPPAATAKSPVPGVQWAHMPAGTFQMGCVADDPECSEAEKPDHSVTLSAAFDLMTTEVTVGVFRRYAGALGQTMPQQPKWSRLETQPVVNVTHGQAAGVCRWLGGRLPTEAEWEYAARGGLVGKRYPWGDEKPTDREGARNGARFANTKGAVAVGSYAPNGYGLYDMAGNVSEFVQDLFALYPGSGERKPAFRTDPVARGGSWYTRAERFLGNDLRVSDRRAVLTFNIDSGAIGCRCARDIAR, encoded by the coding sequence GTGACCAGCCAGCCTTCCCATGTCGGACGCTATCAGGTTCTCCGTCGCCTCGGTGTCGGTGGCATGGGAGACCTGTATCTCGCGCGCGATTCCGGCTTGGATCGACTGGTGGCGATCAAGCTGCTCAAGGAGGACCTGTCGGCCGACCCAGGCCTTCGCGAGCGGTTTGCCCGCGAGGCGCGCGCCGTCGCGCGCTTGCGCCATCCGAACGTTGTCACCGTATTCGACGTGGGCGAAGTCGACGGCCGGCCGTTCATCGCCATGGAGTACATCGCGGGCGAGAGTTTGGCGGAGATGGTGCGGCGCCGCGCGCCGCTTTCGCTCTCACAAAAGCTGTCGTTAATCGCCGAATTGTGTAGCGGCCTTGCCCACGCGCACCAAGCCGGTATCGTCCACCGGGACGTGAAGCCTGGCAACGCGATGGTGGATCAAGATGGCACGCTGCGAGTCGTCGACTTTGGTATTGCCCAGCTCGGTGAGTCGACCATCACGCGCCAGGGCGAGATGGTGGGCACAGTCAACTACATGTCGCCCGAGCAACTGAAGGGCTCTCAGGTCGACTATCGCAGCGACGTCTTTGGAGTCGGCGCTGTCTTCTATGAACTTCTGACCTTCAAGAAGGCGTTTCCGGGCACGATCGCGGACGGGGTGCTTGATCGCATTCTCCGTGCATGTCCGGAGCCGCCCAGTCGAATCTGCGAGAATCTCGATGGGCGCGTTGACCCGATCATCGCGCGTGCGCTCGACAAGGATCCATGTGCACGCTATCCGGATTTGCTCGAGATGCGACGAGATCTTGAAGCCCTGCGGGAGTGCGTAGAGGACAGCATGCGTCCGGCGGAAGTCCGACCGGCCGGATTCACCGAACACCAACCGGCCACCCCTTCGCCGACTCCGGGCCGGGACCGGCGCACGACGGATGTGGAACGGCTGCTCCGCCGACGCCGTGAGGAGATCGAGGGACATCTTCGTGTCGGCGTGGACGCGATTGAACGTGGCGACTATCGGGTCGCGATCGAGGAGGCGGAGCGGGCCGCGACGATCGACCCGCAGGAAGAACGCGCCCACGATCTGATCGAACGGGCACGAGCCGCTTTGGATACTGCAGAGGTTCGAACGTGTCTGAGCGACGCGCGGCGTTCGGTCGAGCGACGGGACTTCACAGAGGCGACCGCGCTGGCCGACCGCGCGGCGGCGCTTGTGCGTCGCGTCGCGTCGGACGCCCTCGAGCAGGAACTCGAGCAGGTACGCGCCGACGTCGAACGTGCGCGCGAGAACGCCCGGAAGGCCAGGGCCGCGATCGACCGCGCGATGAAGCGCCTTGAGGAAGGCGCGTACGAGTCCGCTATTCGGTCGGCCGATGAAGCTCTCGCGATCGAGCCAACCCTGGAGCAGGCGCGCCTGCTGGTCGAGCGGGCGCGGGCGGGCATCGAGGCTCGTGCATGTCAGGAGCAGTCGCGCGCGATTCAGGGCGCGGTTGAAGCGCCGACGGTTGTCGCAACATGCCGCGAGACGGTGACTTTGCTCGATCAAGCCCCATCCATCGCTCCCAAGTGTACGGCACGTTCGTCACATAGCGGCGAGACTTGGGCGCGTCCGACGCCGACCGGCGCCGAGCGGGCGTCGGCGCGACCGGGTTGGCGGATGATCGCCGCTGCGGGAGGTGTCGTCACCGTGCTGGTCGTGATCGGCGTCGTGCTGTTACCAGGGCGCGGGTCGTTCGGAGGACGCCCGAGCGGGCAGGCTCTCGCTGGTGACGCGGTATCCAGCTCGCCGAGACCACAAGTAGGCAACGCAGGCGAGCAACAACCGGCCATCGGGACGGCGCCAGCGGTTCAGCCGATGACATCTGCGCCCGTGGAGTCGGCCGCTGCTGACCCGGACCAGCGGCTTGCTGAACTCCGTACGCTCGCCCGCGAGCAGTTTGCTCGGGGTGAGAAAGAGGTGTCCTTGCGCACTCTCGGTTCGGTACTGCAGGTGAAGCCGGCTGATGCAGATGCTCTTCGCCTGTTCGACGAACTGCACGCGGACGCCCTGGTCCGGGTCACCGATGCCAAGAAGCGTGCCGCGCAGGTTAGCGCACCGACTCTTGCTTCTGGGGAATATCAGAAGGCGACCGACAAGCTCGATGAAGGGAACCGGCTGGGTCGAACCGAACAAGCAGTACGCGCACTTTGGGCAGCTTCGACGTTGTTCGCCGCAGCTGTTGTCGACGCGGATCGTGTCGCGACCGCCGCCCGCGCGGGCACCGAGACGGCGCGTCAGACAGAGGAGTCGTTCTGGGAGTCAATCAAGGACCTGCGCAGTCCGGACCGGTTTGACGAGTACATCACGCGCTATCCGCAAGGGAGCTATCGGACGATCGCCGAGGCTAGACTCAAGGAGCTCCGTGCGGACGCTCCCACTCCGCCCCCATCGGCCGTCTCTCTCCAGGCTAGCGAAGCGCCCGCTTCTCTGGCGACGATCGTGCCTCCAGCTGCGACGGCAAAGAGTCCAGTCCCGGGTGTGCAATGGGCGCACATGCCGGCAGGGACGTTTCAGATGGGCTGTGTCGCCGACGACCCTGAGTGCAGCGAGGCCGAGAAGCCAGACCACTCGGTCACGTTGAGCGCGGCGTTCGATTTAATGACGACGGAGGTAACGGTGGGAGTGTTTCGGCGATATGCGGGCGCGTTGGGCCAGACAATGCCCCAGCAGCCGAAGTGGAGCCGACTCGAGACACAGCCAGTGGTGAATGTGACACACGGGCAGGCTGCTGGCGTCTGTCGATGGCTTGGCGGTCGACTGCCGACCGAAGCCGAATGGGAATACGCAGCGCGCGGGGGACTTGTTGGGAAGAGGTATCCGTGGGGTGACGAGAAGCCGACTGACCGCGAAGGCGCACGGAACGGCGCTCGTTTCGCCAACACGAAAGGCGCGGTCGCCGTGGGTTCCTACGCACCAAACGGGTATGGCCTGTACGACATGGCGGGGAACGTGTCGGAGTTCGTGCAAGACCTCTTTGCACTCTATCCGGGATCTGGGGAGCGGAAGCCGGCTTTCAGGACCGACCCGGTGGCGCGAGGCGGATCTTGGTACACGCGTGCAGAACGTTTCCTAGGAAACGACCTACGCGTTTCTGACCGGAGAGCGGTGTTGACGTTCAACATCGACAGCGGCGCAATTGGCTGCCGGTGTGCCCGCGACATCGCCCGCTGA